In Bosea sp. PAMC 26642, the DNA window TGCACTCAGGAGGCGATCGCTTTCAACGGACTGCGAAAGGCCTTCGCCGAGGTGAACACCGAGATTCTCGGCATTTCGCCCGATCCAGTGAAGAGCCATGACAAGTTCAAGAAGAAGCACGGGCTGGAGTTCCCGCTCGCCGCCGACGAGACCCAGGCGATTCTTAGCGCCTATTGCATCTGGGTCGAGAAGAGCATGTACGGACGCACCTATATGGGGGTCGAGCGCACCACATTCCTGATCGACGTAAACGGCAGGATCGCCCGGATCTGGCCGAAGGTGAAGGTTGCCGGCCATGCGGAGGATGTGCTGGCGGCAGCACAGGCGCTGTAACACCGGTCTAGTCCCGGCGGTTTGCGAAGGATTAACCTTAATCATGTCTGATCGCGTCATCGGCAGCGTAACATCCGGTATCGCGTATGACCCATTCCGCCTCGACAGGTCCGGCCCTCCCCGTCACGGGCCTCGTCTCGCACAAAACCTACACGCTCAGCCGCATGACGGTCCTGGCCGGGCTGGGATGTCTCATCCTGACCACGGCCTGGAGCGCCGCCACCGGCTGGTACATCCTCAGCAAGGACGATCTGGCGGCGCGGCTGATCGCCCGCGAGACCACCCGCCAATACGCCTATGAGGATCGCATCGCATCGCTGCGCGCCGATATCGACCGGCTGGCCAGCCGGGCGCTGCTCGACCAGGACGGCGTCGAGGCCAGGGTCGACGAGTTGGCGACACGGCAGGCCGATCTCGAAACCAAGCAGTCACTGGTCGCCGCGATCGCGGACACACTGCAGGCCGGCGGCATCGCTCCATCATCGAAAATTCCGCTGCGTTCGCGCCTTATCAAGCCCGAGGAGCCGATCCGCGCCTCCGGCGTGACCAGCTTCGCTCCGATCGCGCCGAACCTGAAGCCGATGCCGGCGCCCGACAGCCCGGCGCTGCGCGGAGCGGAAGATCGCAAGAACGAGACTTGGCAGTCCGGCGAGACGGCACAGCCGCCCGCCAAACGCATCGAAACCACGCTTGCCCGGCTCGCCCAGGCAATCTCCCACACCAGCGGCGCCCAGCTCGACGCGTTGCGCGAGATGGACCAGAGCCTCGCCGAGACGCAGAAGAAGCTGCGCGGCGCGCTCTCGGAGACCGGACTCGACACCGAGCGCATGACCTCGAACGATGTCCCCAAGGGCGTCGGCGGCCCATTCGTCCCGTTCAGGATCGATCCCTCCGCGGGCCCCTTCGAGGCGACGCTGAGCGCAATCCAGCCCCGCATTGCCGCGGTCTTCCGGCTTCGCGGCCTCGTCGACAGCCTGCCGCTGCGTCGCCCGATGGACGCCGAAGCCGACTTCACCTCGAACTACGGCTACCGGGTCGACCCGTTCACGCGCGCCCCAGCCATGCACACCGGCGTAGATTTCAGGGCCGAGCACGGTTCTCCGATCCGCGCCACCGCACCCGGAAAGGTCGTTACAGCGGAATACTCGGGCGGCTACGGCAACATGGTCGAGATCGAGCATGTCGGCGGCGTCTCGACCCGCTACGCCCATATGTCGGCGATCTCGGTCGCGGTCGGCCAGACCGTCGCGACCGGCGCGGTTCTGGGTCGCATCGGTTCCACGGGCCGCTCGACCGGCCCCCATCTCCACTACGAGACCCGCATCAACGACGAACCGCTCGACCCGACCCGCTTCTTGAAAGCCGGCGCGAAGCTTGCCGCAAAGGGCTGAGCCTTTTCTGTTCCGCAGAGAAACACTGCGTCATCCCGGACAAGCCGCGAAAGCGGCGCAGATCCGGGATCCATCATAGGGTAGCGTCGCTCCTCTATAATGGATCCCGGCGCTCCGGCCGAGATGACGGCGCGCTTTACTGAAGAACGAAAGGTCCAGCACCAGATTTGCTAGTCGATGTCTTCGACCTCGACTTCCGTTCCATACACGCGTTGAGCGAGAGACGCCTCCATGAACGGATCGAGCGCCCCGTCCAATACCTCGCTAGGAGCCGTCGAGCTCACGCCGGTGCGCAGATCCTTCACCAACTGATAGGGCTGCAGCACATAGGAGCGGATCTGGTGGCCCCAGCCGATATCGGTCTTGGAGGCCTGCTCGGCATTCGCCTTGTCTTCCCGCTTCTTAAGTTCGACCTCGTAGAGCCGGGCGCGCAGCATGTCCCAGGCCTTGGCCTTGTTCTTGTGCTGCGATCGCTCCTGCTGGCACGAGACCGCGATCCCTGACGGGATATGCGTGAT includes these proteins:
- a CDS encoding peroxiredoxin, with amino-acid sequence MTLKEGDDAPDFTLDSDGGGTASLSAFKGRKLVLYAYPKDDTPGCTQEAIAFNGLRKAFAEVNTEILGISPDPVKSHDKFKKKHGLEFPLAADETQAILSAYCIWVEKSMYGRTYMGVERTTFLIDVNGRIARIWPKVKVAGHAEDVLAAAQAL
- a CDS encoding M23 family metallopeptidase, whose protein sequence is MTHSASTGPALPVTGLVSHKTYTLSRMTVLAGLGCLILTTAWSAATGWYILSKDDLAARLIARETTRQYAYEDRIASLRADIDRLASRALLDQDGVEARVDELATRQADLETKQSLVAAIADTLQAGGIAPSSKIPLRSRLIKPEEPIRASGVTSFAPIAPNLKPMPAPDSPALRGAEDRKNETWQSGETAQPPAKRIETTLARLAQAISHTSGAQLDALREMDQSLAETQKKLRGALSETGLDTERMTSNDVPKGVGGPFVPFRIDPSAGPFEATLSAIQPRIAAVFRLRGLVDSLPLRRPMDAEADFTSNYGYRVDPFTRAPAMHTGVDFRAEHGSPIRATAPGKVVTAEYSGGYGNMVEIEHVGGVSTRYAHMSAISVAVGQTVATGAVLGRIGSTGRSTGPHLHYETRINDEPLDPTRFLKAGAKLAAKG